A window of Streptomyces subrutilus contains these coding sequences:
- a CDS encoding HAD-IIIC family phosphatase: MTTTLTAEQAQAQKEFRAFADTRVAPYADAWHRAQRTPPEAVRLLADEGLLGLPVPAEYGGGGSDAVTLGLLAAELGRACSSLRSLLTVHTMVAHAVARWGTRAQKDTWLPRLARGERVAALAVSEPGTGSDASAVTTRVTRDGEDWILDGHKKWITYGETADLFLVVGRGEQGPTALLVERGTPGLRTELIEDMIGIRASMTAHVYFDHCRVPGENLLARPGLGVSHVTGAALDLGRYTVGWGCVGILDACLDASTDYAAERVQFGVPIREHQLVRRMISEMYTSARAARLLSLEAGRLRDARDPGALAATSTAKYFASTAAARAATDAVQIHGANGCGPDYPVQRLLGDTKVMEVIEGSSQLHQVGLAEYAFQERAPFRRTPAAAARGSECPMTTTTETTTETTTATTLKTTTVKCVVWDLDNTVWDGVLLEDAEVTLRPEVVETLRILDERGILHSVASRNDHAAAMAKLEEFGIAEYFLYPQINWGNKSESVQAVAKAINIGLDTLAFVDDQPFERDEVAFAHPQVRCIDAVDAAGIPDLPQMHPRFVTADSRERRHLYRADAQRNAAEESHEGTSEEFLASLGMRFTIGPAEERDLQRAEELTVRTNQLNATGYTYSYEELDAFRRSPDHDLLVAGLEDRYGTYGKIGLSLVERGEGVWTVKLLLMSCRVMSRGVGSVLLGHLIREAHRAGAKLRAEFVPTDRNRTMYITYKFAGFREIAKKGDIAVLENDFSRIPEFPPYMDVTVGS; encoded by the coding sequence ATGACGACGACGCTCACCGCGGAGCAGGCGCAGGCCCAGAAGGAGTTCCGGGCCTTCGCCGACACCCGTGTCGCCCCGTACGCCGACGCCTGGCACCGGGCCCAGCGCACCCCGCCGGAGGCCGTCCGGCTGCTCGCCGACGAGGGCCTGCTCGGGCTGCCGGTCCCGGCCGAGTACGGCGGCGGCGGCAGCGACGCGGTGACGCTCGGCCTGCTCGCGGCCGAGCTCGGCCGCGCCTGCTCCTCGCTGCGCAGTCTGCTGACCGTGCACACGATGGTGGCGCACGCCGTCGCCCGCTGGGGCACCCGCGCCCAGAAGGACACCTGGCTGCCCCGGCTCGCCCGCGGGGAGCGCGTCGCCGCGCTCGCCGTGTCCGAGCCGGGCACCGGCAGCGACGCCTCCGCCGTCACCACGCGGGTCACCCGCGACGGCGAGGACTGGATCCTCGACGGCCACAAGAAGTGGATCACGTACGGCGAGACCGCCGACCTGTTCCTCGTCGTCGGGCGCGGCGAGCAGGGCCCGACCGCCCTGCTGGTCGAACGCGGCACCCCGGGCCTGCGCACCGAGCTGATCGAGGACATGATCGGCATCCGCGCCTCGATGACCGCCCACGTGTACTTCGACCACTGCCGCGTCCCCGGCGAGAACCTGTTGGCCCGGCCGGGCCTGGGCGTCTCCCACGTGACCGGCGCGGCCCTGGACCTCGGCCGGTACACGGTGGGCTGGGGCTGCGTCGGCATCCTCGACGCCTGCCTGGACGCCAGCACCGACTACGCGGCCGAGCGGGTCCAGTTCGGCGTACCCATCCGGGAGCACCAGCTGGTCCGCCGCATGATCAGCGAGATGTACACCTCCGCCCGGGCGGCCCGGCTGCTGAGCCTGGAGGCCGGCCGGCTGCGCGACGCCCGCGATCCCGGGGCCCTGGCCGCCACCTCGACGGCCAAGTACTTCGCCTCCACCGCCGCCGCCCGAGCCGCCACCGACGCCGTGCAGATCCACGGCGCCAACGGCTGCGGCCCCGACTACCCCGTACAGCGCCTGCTCGGTGACACCAAGGTCATGGAGGTCATCGAGGGCAGCTCCCAGCTCCACCAGGTCGGCCTCGCCGAGTACGCCTTCCAGGAGAGGGCCCCGTTCCGCCGCACCCCCGCCGCCGCAGCCCGTGGAAGTGAGTGTCCGATGACGACGACCACCGAGACGACCACCGAGACGACGACCGCGACCACCCTCAAGACGACCACCGTCAAGTGCGTGGTGTGGGACCTCGACAACACCGTCTGGGACGGCGTCCTGCTGGAGGACGCCGAGGTCACCCTGCGCCCCGAGGTGGTGGAGACCCTGCGGATCCTGGACGAGCGCGGCATCCTGCACTCCGTCGCCAGCCGCAACGACCACGCCGCGGCCATGGCCAAGCTGGAGGAGTTCGGCATCGCCGAGTACTTCCTCTACCCGCAGATCAACTGGGGCAACAAGTCCGAGTCCGTGCAGGCCGTCGCCAAGGCGATCAACATCGGCCTCGACACGCTCGCCTTCGTCGACGACCAGCCCTTCGAACGCGACGAGGTCGCCTTCGCCCACCCCCAGGTGCGCTGCATCGACGCCGTCGACGCCGCCGGCATCCCGGACCTGCCGCAGATGCACCCCCGGTTCGTCACCGCCGACTCCCGCGAGCGCCGCCACCTCTACCGGGCCGACGCGCAGCGCAACGCCGCCGAGGAGTCCCACGAGGGCACCTCGGAGGAGTTCCTCGCCTCGCTCGGCATGCGCTTCACCATCGGCCCCGCCGAGGAGCGCGACCTCCAGCGCGCCGAGGAGCTGACGGTCCGTACGAACCAGCTCAACGCCACCGGCTACACCTACTCCTACGAGGAACTGGACGCCTTCCGCCGCTCCCCGGACCACGACCTGCTGGTCGCCGGCCTGGAGGACAGGTACGGCACCTACGGCAAGATCGGCCTCTCGCTCGTGGAGCGCGGCGAGGGCGTGTGGACGGTCAAGCTGCTGCTGATGTCCTGCCGCGTCATGTCCCGCGGCGTCGGATCCGTCCTGCTCGGCCACCTGATCCGCGAGGCCCACCGGGCCGGGGCGAAGCTGCGCGCCGAGTTCGTGCCCACCGACCGCAACCGGACCATGTACATCACCTACAAGTTCGCCGGCTTCCGCGAGATCGCGAAGAAGGGCGACATCGCGGTGCTGGAGAACGACTTCTCCCGGATCCCCGAGTTCCCCCCGTACATGGACGTCACGGTCGGGAGCTGA
- a CDS encoding acyl carrier protein — protein sequence MSTDNKARIAEYLSRFIPVQDLKDDQDIFELSFVSSMFAMQLVSFVEHEFGITVENEDLELEYFRSISALDAFVSRKLAASVPQ from the coding sequence ATGAGCACGGACAACAAGGCCAGGATCGCGGAGTACCTCTCCCGCTTCATCCCGGTGCAGGACCTCAAGGACGACCAGGACATCTTCGAGCTGAGCTTCGTCAGTTCGATGTTCGCGATGCAGCTCGTCTCCTTCGTGGAGCACGAGTTCGGCATCACCGTCGAGAACGAGGACCTCGAGCTGGAGTACTTCCGCTCCATCAGCGCCCTCGACGCGTTCGTCAGCCGCAAGCTGGCCGCGTCGGTCCCCCAGTAG
- a CDS encoding 3-hydroxyacyl-CoA dehydrogenase family protein has translation MEFTTAGVVGAGVMGVGVAQNLAQTGHRVVLVDVSEEILDNARKELRSSLRAFAMFNRKAAVDPAEVFEKIEFTTDYELLAKADFVVENVTEEWAVKEKVYKELDRICRPEVVFAVNTSAISITRVGSVTSRPERVVGMHFMNPVPLKPMVEVIRGHHTTPETIDTARRFLAELGKECIVVEDVPGFVSNRVLMLTINEAVFLVQDGVAPPADVDRIFKTCFDHKMGPLETADLIGLDTILKSVEVLYESFNDSKYRPAPLLKKMVAAGLLGRKSGQGFHTYR, from the coding sequence ATGGAATTCACGACAGCAGGAGTCGTCGGAGCCGGCGTCATGGGCGTCGGCGTCGCGCAGAACCTCGCCCAGACCGGCCACCGCGTCGTCCTGGTCGACGTCTCCGAGGAGATCCTCGACAACGCGCGCAAGGAGCTGCGCAGCAGCTTGCGCGCCTTCGCGATGTTCAACCGCAAGGCCGCGGTCGACCCCGCCGAGGTCTTCGAGAAGATCGAGTTCACGACCGACTACGAGCTGCTCGCCAAGGCGGACTTCGTCGTGGAGAACGTGACCGAGGAGTGGGCGGTCAAGGAGAAGGTCTACAAGGAGCTCGACCGGATCTGCCGGCCCGAGGTCGTCTTCGCCGTCAACACCTCGGCCATCTCCATCACCCGGGTCGGCTCGGTCACCAGCCGCCCCGAGCGCGTCGTCGGCATGCACTTCATGAACCCGGTGCCGCTCAAGCCGATGGTCGAGGTCATCCGCGGCCACCACACCACCCCCGAGACGATCGACACCGCCCGCCGCTTCCTCGCGGAGCTGGGCAAGGAGTGCATCGTCGTCGAGGACGTGCCGGGCTTCGTCTCCAACCGCGTCCTGATGCTCACCATCAACGAGGCCGTCTTCCTCGTGCAGGACGGCGTCGCGCCGCCGGCCGACGTCGACCGCATCTTCAAGACCTGCTTCGACCACAAGATGGGCCCGCTGGAGACCGCCGACCTCATCGGCCTCGACACCATCCTGAAGTCCGTCGAGGTGCTCTACGAGAGCTTCAACGACAGCAAGTACCGGCCTGCGCCCCTGCTCAAGAAGATGGTCGCGGCGGGCCTGCTGGGCCGCAAGAGCGGCCAGGGATTCCACACGTACCGCTGA
- a CDS encoding FkbM family methyltransferase — MTPNTITAEERHEAAGPPTGPLPFHLDLVSGTNGASLDAGLAALKGAAGAPAAAPVARRAVGAGAGSGAHRGAVLTGPEGPAELGAKETGRADAPLAFLFPGLGDHYLGMGRDLYRDFPVFRAEVDRCAELLAPDLGLDIREVIFPAGAGRAAASQAGDGAKAPAMDLRRMLGRDSGPVSAEERRLNATKLAQPALFVIEYALAGLWRSWGARPAVLTGYSLGEYVAATLAGVLSLKDALTLVARRAALIDALPQGAMLAVMLPEQDTVALLGPNLSLSAVNGDAFCVVAGPEQDIAALEASLRTREVVNRRVTTTHAFHSTMMEPVADELTALARTLTLNAPSIPYVSNVTGELITDEQATDPRYWARHLVSPVRFADGLRAIGEDHVLLEAGPGQTLASLATEVRGVGNGAVIASMRHPLERRSDTAVALKALGRLWLAGGAVDWTVHPAQDLATDGITAPAPAPAAAEGEPGATEQELHALWARLLKTEEQLPRDVSFFELGGNSLLATRLILRISRAFSVEPTLRQIYEWATLARTATALDALRAGRDPQEALAGDGSGSSHTGSSLARFRLPNGLMVSHQNEAETLHFYEDIFDHRVYAKNGITLPDGATVVDVGGNIGLFTLFAHYEAKDVTAYTFEPAPPLFELLSRNVAEHGVDARLFNIGISDTESEARFTFYPRSSGMSSFHPDEAEEKHNLRTIIANQREAGGDEAADQLAEYTEELMDVRFEAIEFTAKLRPLSAVIREQNIERIDLIKIDVQKSERQVIDGIADEDWPKIQQMVLEAHDADGEVARLVALLESRGFTAHAEQDELYAGTDIHNIYAVRGAR; from the coding sequence GGCGCGCACCGCGGCGCCGTCCTGACGGGCCCCGAGGGTCCGGCCGAGCTGGGTGCCAAGGAGACCGGCAGGGCCGACGCGCCGCTGGCGTTCCTCTTCCCGGGCCTGGGCGACCACTACCTGGGCATGGGCCGCGACCTGTACCGCGACTTCCCCGTCTTTCGCGCCGAGGTCGACCGCTGCGCCGAACTGCTCGCCCCCGACCTCGGTCTGGACATCCGCGAGGTGATCTTCCCGGCCGGCGCCGGGCGGGCCGCCGCATCGCAGGCCGGCGACGGTGCGAAGGCGCCCGCCATGGACCTGCGCCGCATGCTCGGCCGCGACAGCGGGCCGGTCAGCGCCGAGGAGCGCCGGCTGAACGCCACGAAGCTGGCCCAGCCCGCGCTCTTCGTCATCGAGTACGCCCTGGCGGGGCTGTGGCGCAGCTGGGGCGCCCGCCCCGCCGTCCTGACCGGCTACAGCCTGGGCGAGTACGTGGCCGCGACGCTGGCCGGGGTGCTCTCCCTCAAGGACGCGCTGACCCTGGTCGCCCGGCGCGCCGCGCTCATCGACGCGCTGCCGCAGGGCGCCATGCTCGCCGTCATGCTGCCGGAGCAGGACACGGTGGCCCTGCTCGGTCCGAACCTCTCGCTGTCCGCCGTCAACGGTGACGCGTTCTGCGTGGTCGCGGGCCCCGAGCAGGACATCGCCGCGCTGGAGGCCTCCTTGCGCACGCGCGAGGTCGTCAACCGCCGGGTCACCACCACGCACGCCTTCCACTCCACGATGATGGAGCCGGTCGCGGACGAGCTGACCGCGCTCGCGCGGACCCTGACGCTCAACGCGCCGAGCATCCCGTACGTCTCGAACGTCACCGGCGAGCTCATCACCGACGAGCAGGCCACCGACCCGCGCTACTGGGCCCGCCACCTCGTCAGCCCGGTCCGCTTCGCCGACGGCCTGCGCGCCATCGGCGAGGACCACGTCCTGCTCGAAGCCGGCCCCGGCCAGACCCTCGCCAGCCTCGCCACCGAGGTACGCGGCGTGGGCAACGGCGCCGTCATCGCCTCGATGCGCCACCCGCTGGAGCGCCGCTCCGACACGGCCGTCGCCCTCAAGGCGCTGGGCCGGCTGTGGCTGGCCGGCGGCGCCGTGGACTGGACGGTCCATCCCGCCCAGGACCTCGCGACCGACGGCATCACCGCCCCGGCCCCGGCCCCGGCCGCCGCCGAGGGCGAGCCCGGCGCCACCGAGCAGGAGCTGCACGCCCTGTGGGCCCGGCTGCTGAAGACCGAGGAGCAGCTCCCGCGGGACGTCTCCTTCTTCGAGCTGGGCGGCAACTCGCTGCTGGCCACCCGCCTGATCCTGCGGATCTCCCGCGCCTTCTCCGTCGAGCCGACGCTGCGCCAGATCTACGAGTGGGCCACGCTCGCGCGGACCGCGACCGCCCTCGACGCGCTGCGCGCCGGCCGGGACCCGCAGGAGGCGCTGGCCGGGGACGGGTCCGGCTCCTCGCACACCGGCAGCTCGCTGGCCCGCTTCCGGCTCCCCAACGGCCTGATGGTCTCGCACCAGAACGAGGCGGAGACCCTCCACTTCTACGAGGACATCTTCGACCACCGCGTCTACGCCAAGAACGGGATCACCCTCCCCGACGGCGCCACCGTCGTCGACGTCGGCGGAAACATCGGCCTCTTCACGCTCTTCGCGCACTACGAGGCCAAGGACGTGACGGCCTACACCTTCGAGCCGGCCCCGCCGCTGTTCGAGCTGCTCAGCCGCAACGTCGCCGAACACGGCGTCGACGCCCGGCTGTTCAACATCGGCATCTCCGACACCGAGTCCGAGGCCCGGTTCACCTTCTACCCGCGCAGCTCCGGCATGTCCTCCTTCCACCCGGACGAGGCGGAGGAGAAGCACAACCTGCGCACGATCATCGCCAACCAGCGCGAGGCCGGCGGGGACGAGGCGGCCGACCAGCTCGCCGAGTACACCGAAGAGCTGATGGACGTGCGCTTCGAGGCCATCGAGTTCACCGCGAAGCTGCGCCCGCTGAGCGCGGTCATCCGCGAGCAGAACATCGAGCGCATCGACCTCATCAAGATCGACGTGCAGAAGAGCGAGCGCCAGGTCATCGACGGCATCGCCGACGAGGACTGGCCCAAGATCCAGCAGATGGTGCTGGAGGCGCACGACGCCGACGGCGAGGTCGCCCGGCTCGTGGCGCTCCTGGAGAGCCGCGGCTTCACCGCGCACGCCGAGCAGGACGAGCTGTACGCCGGCACGGACATCCACAACATCTACGCCGTACGCGGCGCACGCTAA